A genomic region of Dreissena polymorpha isolate Duluth1 chromosome 4, UMN_Dpol_1.0, whole genome shotgun sequence contains the following coding sequences:
- the LOC127877357 gene encoding uncharacterized protein LOC127877357 has product MIRRCQLVGGATVIALVILLNVFNVDAGECCRSHRDLYQVYHYQTWCPDYCCISGGIARNLECCSDISRRTFPSDIDRFCAAWFIYPHNVWVPVIIGLVILGILIGICVCCCRCCFIC; this is encoded by the exons ATGATTCGGAGATGTCAATTAGTAGGTGGCGCAACTGTCATAGCTTTAGTGATATTGCTTAACG TGTTCAATGTTGATGCCGGAGAATGCTGTCGCTCGCATCGCGACCTCTACCAAGTGTACCACTACCAGACCTGGTGCCCGGACTATTGCTGTATTTCCGGTGGGATCGCGCGCAATCTCGAGTGCTGCTCGGACATCTCGCGGCGGACGTTCCCTAGTGACATCGACCGATTCTGCGCGGCTTGGTTTATATATCCCCataatgt ATGGGTGCCCGTGATAATTGGGCTGGTTATTCTTGGAATACTCATCGGAATATGTGTTTGCTGCTGCCGCTGCTGTTTCATCTGCTGA